In one Nicotiana tomentosiformis chromosome 6, ASM39032v3, whole genome shotgun sequence genomic region, the following are encoded:
- the LOC104088106 gene encoding LOB domain-containing protein 16-like, with protein sequence MATGTGSPCGACKFLRRKCAVDCIFAPYFCSEEGPAKFAAIHKVFGASNVSKLLLHVPVADRSDAVVTIAYEAQARIKDPVYGCVANIFALQQQVAYLQAQLMQVKAQLAQSFINSSNSYNPQWSNNNMASISGLMTSSFPANNPTYNNVKSNSSPQSSLESADNCTDIGMNIQDIQSLDQLLYQTYTSSSRNIGF encoded by the exons ATGGCAACTGGGACAGGATCACCTTGTGGTGCATGCAAATTTCTGCGGCGAAAGTGTGCTGTTGATTGTATTTTTGCACCTTATTTTTGTTCAGAAGAAGGTCCTGCTAAATTTGCTGCAATTCACAAAGTGTTTGGAGCAAGTAATGTGTCTAAATTGTTGTTGCATGTTCCTGTTGCTGATCGTTCTGATGCTGTTGTCACCATTGCTTATGAAGCTCAAGCTAGGATTAAAGATCCTGTCTATGGTTGTGTTGCCAACATCTTCGCTTTACAACAACAG GTAGCATACTTGCAGGCTCAACTAATGCAAGTGAAGGCTCAGCTAGCTCAAAGCTTCATCAATTCAAGCAATTCATATAATCCTCAATGGAGCAACAATAATATGGCATCAATTAGTGGACTAATGACATCGTCATTTCCAGCTAATAATCCAACTTATAATAATGTGAAGTCCAACTCATCACCACAAAGCTCACTGGAATCTGCTGATAATTGCACTGATATTGGGATGAATATACAAGATATACAAAGCCTAGACCAACTCTTGTATCAAACATATACTAGTAGTAGTAGGAATATTGGCTTTTAG